One region of Sebastes fasciatus isolate fSebFas1 chromosome 1, fSebFas1.pri, whole genome shotgun sequence genomic DNA includes:
- the LOC141766120 gene encoding retinoic acid receptor gamma-A-like isoform X3, producing MFDCMEALGLAPRPLFDVSAQGSCMLGKATPYFSGLDPFAWAGTSSIQSVETQSTSSEEMVPSSPSPPPPPRVYKPCFVCQDKSSGYHYGVSSCEGCKGFFRRSIQKNMVYTCHRDKNCQINKVTRNRCQYCRLQKCFEVGMSKEGEKKISITVRNDRNKKKKDVKEEVVLPENYELSGELEELVNKVSKAHQETFPSLCQLGKYHTNSSADHRVQLDLGLWDKFSELSTKCIIKIVEFAKRLPGFTTLTIADQITLLKSACLDILMLRICTRYTPEQDTMTFSDGLTLNRTQMHNAGFGPLTDLVFAFAGQLLPLEMDDTETGLLSAICLICGDRMDLEEPQKVDKLQEPLLEALKIYTRRRRPNKPHMFPRMLMKVTDLRGISTKGAERAITLKTEIPGPMPPLIREMLENPELFEDSSDSGDSAAAAPPAVQAIKQEEKATDESTVEEEEEEEEDDYWDEEKERRADSDGEPSGEAAAGVQKKGVTGKTQ from the exons ATGTTTGACTGTATGGAGGCTCTGGGGCTGGCCCCGCGGCCCCTCTTTGATGTGTCTGCACAAGGCTCCTGCATGCTCGGCAAGGCCACCCCTTACTTCTCCGGCCTGGACCCCTTCGCCTGGGCCGGGACCAGCAGCATTCAGT CGGTGGAGACGCAGAGCACCAGCTCAGAGGAGATGGTGCCCAgctctccttcccctcctcctccgcctcgcGTCTACAAGCCGTGCTTCGTGTGCCAGGACAAGTCGTCTGGTTATCACTACGGAGTGAGCTCCTGTGAGGGCTGCAAG GGTTTCTTTCGGCGCAGTATCCAAAAGAACATGGTGTATACCTGCCACCGAGACAAGAACTGCCAGATCAACAAAGTGACCCGCAACCGCTGCCAGTACTGTCGGCTTCAGAAGTGCTTTGAGGTCGGCATGTCCAAAGAGGGTGAGAAGAAGATATCAATCA CGGTGCGTAACGACaggaacaaaaagaagaaggatGTAAAGGAGGAGGTGGTGCTGCCGGAGAACTATGAGCTGAGTGGAGAACTGGAGGAGCTGGTTAACAAAGTCAGCAAAGCTCACCAAGAGACCTTTCCATCTCTGTGCCAACTAGGAAAATACCACACA aacTCAAGTGCTGACCACAGAGTACAGCTGGACTTGGGCCTGTGGGATAAGTTCAGTGAGCTGTCCACTAAGTGCATTATAAAGATTGTGGAGTTTGCCAAGCGGCTACCAGGCTTCACTACGCTCACCATCGCTGACCAGATCACCCTCCTCAAATCTGCATGTCTGGACATCCTG ATGCTCAGGATATGCACTCGCTACACCCCAGAACAGGACACAATGACCTTCTCAGATGGTCTGACTCTCAACAGGACCCAAATGCATAACGCTGGCTTCGGTCCACTCACAGACCTGGTGTTTGCCTTTGCTGGTCAGCTGCTGCCTTTGGAGATGGACGACACAGAGACGGGCCTACTCAGTGCCATCTGCCTCATCTGCGGCG ACCGTATGGATCTGGAGGAGCCACAGAAGGTAGACAAGCTGCAGGAGCCGTTGCTCGAGGCTCTGAAGATCTACACCCGCCGCAGACGCCCAAACAAGCCTCATATGTTTCCCCGCATGCTGATGAAAGTCACAGACCTCCGAGGAATCAGCACTAAAG gTGCAGAAAGAGCCATCACACTGAAGACGGAGATCCCGGGCCCCATGCCTCCATTGATCAGGGAGATGCTGGAGAACCCCGAGCTCTTCGAGGACAGCAGCGACTCAGGGGACAGCGCCGCGGCCGCTCCCCCTGCCGTTCAAGCCATCAAACAAGAGGAGAAGGCCACGGACGAGTCGACCgttgaggaggaagaggaggaggaagaggacgactACTGGGACGAGGAGAAAGAGCGAAGGGCGGACAGTGACGGGGAGCCGTCGGGGGAGGCGGCAGCGGGCGTGCAAAAGAAAGGCGTGACTGGGAAaacacagtga
- the LOC141766103 gene encoding calcium-binding and coiled-coil domain-containing protein 1-like isoform X2, which yields MDKQASVVFRNVGQLYFPQTRVECHYSLTSDHQWSSSDWIGIFEVGCSSVKQYHTYTWVLVPEGYTEGTSVNCCALFQASYLPRPSAAEYQFIYVDKMGKVCARSRTFTFRAPKPLEELETLKEEQEEDGEEELLLVIPRAQLLQSQLEESWKKQADIQQTLDVAKEEMENEKENCRKAREEWEREREAMKEEISDYRDNLRHNSDMLKNMEGKHKVQTAQATTFLGNVKYSQENLTSELSKLMAEKDESLHRIRDLEEDIKVLNDREKDENVELERLKERVKKTSSQMKHDEEKRKCLQVENETSLVEVRGLQERLDASEHVAESLRRELRDLGTRQGHTQTELHQARLQVAQLTLLLSEENLVLREERANWALEREAYKHVAETDAKKLQDLSWEVQRKEEWFQEERMEREKLEAKLGQERDCNRVLLSDAKRELQELKASMRKAQKEREEQQEDKQDLLDYIHQLEQRLGSETETKSNGEIHKCNSPSSSSEDEEDASPGSICLPLSLSSHLERPDRAELFTAETHIQSKENTPASDRQDVTRQHCEPQAGEGKQLILKELVDPVLSELADSPMW from the exons ATGGATAAACAGGCCTCGGTGGTGTTTCGTAATGTGGGGCAACTGTACTTCCCCCAAACCAGAGTGGAGTGCCACTACAGTCTGACCTCTGACCATCAGTGGAGCAGCAGTGACTGGATAGGGATTTTCGAG GTGGGCTGTTCTTCAGTCAAACAGTATCACACGTATACATGGGTTCTTGTCCCTGAAGGCTACACTGAGGGTACCAGTGTCAACTGCTGTGCACTTTTCCAGG CATCCTACCTTCCCCGCCCCAGTGCTGCAGAGTATCAGTTTATATATGTGGATAAGATGGGAAAGGTGTGTGCCCGTAGTCGCACCTTCACGTTCCGTGCTCCCAAGccgctggaggagctggagactCTGAAGGAGGAACAagaggaggacggagaggaggagctgctcCTGGTCATCCCCAGGGCTCAGCTGCTGCAG AGTCAGCTGGAGGAAAGCTGGAAAAAACAAGCGGATATACAGCAGACTCTTGACGTAGCaaaagaggagatggagaaTGAGAAAGAGAACTGCAGAAAAGCAAGGGAGGAGTGGGAACGTGAAAGAGAAGCAATGAAGGAGGAGATCTCAGATTACAGAGACAACCTGAGACACAACAGTGACATGTTGAAGAACATGGAGGGAAAACACAAGGTACAGACAGCTCAGGCCACCACATTTCTTGGG AATGTGAAATATAGTCAGGAAAATCTGACCTCTGAACTGAGTAAACTCATGGCTGAAAAAGATGAGAGTCTGCACCGAATCAGAGACCTGGAGGAGGACATCAAGGTCCTGAATGACAGGGAGAAAGACGAAAACGTAGAGCTGGAAAG GCTGAAGGAGAGAGTGAAGAAAACATCCAGTCAAATGAAACACGATGAGGAAAAGAGAAAGTGTCTGCAG GTGGAGAACGAAACTTCTCTGGTGGAGGTACGAGGGCTGCAGGAGCGTCTGGACGCCAGTGAGCATGTAGCCGAGAGTCTGCGTAGGGAGCTGAGAGATCTGGGCACCCGTCAGGGTCACACCCAGACCGAGCTGCATCAAGCCCGGCTTCAGGTGGCCCAGCTCACcctgctgctgtcagaggaGAACCTGGTCCTCAGGGAGGAGCGGGCCAACTGGGCTTTAGAGAGAGAGGCTTACAAACATGTAGCAGAA acaGATGCAAAGAAATTACAAGATCTGAGCTGGGAGGTGCAGAGGAAGGAGGAGTGGTTccaagaggagaggatggagagggagaaaCTCGAGGCAAAGCTTGGGCAAGAGAGAGATTGCAATCGA GTGCTGCTCAGTGATGCTAAGAGAGAACTCCAGGAGCTGAAGGCCAGCATGAGGAAGGcccagaaagagagagaggagcagcaggaggacaaaCAG GACCTGCTGGACTACATCCATCAGTTAGAGCAGAGGTTGGGGTCTGAGACAGAAACTAAATCAAATGGGGAAATTCACAAATGCAACT CTCCCAGCTCTTCTtctgaggatgaagaggatgcTTCCCCCGGATCAATCTGTTTGCCTCTTTCCCTGTCCTCTCACCTGGAACGGCCCGACAGAGCTGAGCTCTTCACTGCTGAGACTCACATCCAAAGCAAAGAGAACACACCAGCCtctgacagacag GATGTGACGCGTCAGCACTGTGAGCCCCAAGCTGGTGAAGGGAAGCAGCTAATCCTAAAAGAACTCGTCGACCCCGTCCTGAG tGAGCTGGCCGACTCCCCCATGTGGTAA
- the LOC141766086 gene encoding single-strand selective monofunctional uracil DNA glycosylase-like has product MLGDTSAVDPAELAGGDGEKGLLSLCESKEQPALQPAAPELNITPSSRFLQVELELNAHLRRLSFSEPVRFIYNPLEYAWDTHRCYVETYCQAGQRILFLGMNPGPFGMAQTGVPFGEVRSVVDWLKITGEVGHPDDEHPKRRITGLACTQKEVSGARFWGFFRKLCGEPALFFQHCFVHNLCPLIFIAASGKNLTPPELPAGEREALLALCDIALCQAVEALGVSMVIGVGRVAEQRARRALSAAGVNVRVEGIMHPSPRNPLANKGWEEVAKAKLAELGVLSLLDVSHQ; this is encoded by the exons ATGTTAGGTGACACATCTGCAGTTGACCCGGCTGAGCTCGCtggtggagatggagagaaaggacTTCTGTCTTTGTGTGAATCAAAGGAACAACCAGCATTACAACCTGCAGCACCGGAGCTCAACATCACTCCCTCCTCCAGGTTCCTGCAGGTTGAACTGGAGCTGAACGCTCACCTCCGGCGGCTCTCCTTCAGCGAGCCGGTCCGGTTCATCTACAACCCGCTGGAGTACGCCTGGGACACGCACCGCTGCTACGTGGAGACGTACTGTCAGGCCGGACAGAGGATCCTGTTTCTGGGGATGAATCCGGGACCTTTCGGCATGGCTCAGACCGGG GTCCCCTTCGGAGAAGTGAGGTCAGTTGTTGATTGGCTGAAGATAACAGGGGAGGTCGGTCATCCTGATGACGAGCATCCAAAGCGGCGGATCACAGGACTTGCCTGCACTCAGAAGGAAGTGAGTGGCGCACGTTTCTGGGGCTTCTTCAGGAAGTTGTGCGGCGAACCGGCGCTTTTCTTCCAGCACTGCTTTGTGCACAATCTATGCCCGCTCATCTTCATCGCTGCCAGTGGGAAGAATTTAACGCCTCCCGAGCTGCCTGCAGGTGAACGAGAAGCCCTCTTGGCCCTGTGTGACATTGCACTGTGCCAGGCGGTGGAGGCACTGGGCGTCTCCATGGTGATCGGGGTTGGAAGGGTGGCAGAGCAGCGGGCACGGCGAGCTCTGTCAGCAGCAGGTGTCAACGTGCGGGTCGAGGGCATCATGCATCCGTCGCCCAGGAACCCGTTAGCCAATAAGGGCTGGGAGGAAGTAGCCAAAGCTAAGTTGGCAGAACTTGGCGTCTTGTCGCTGCTGGATGTGTCTCATCAATAG
- the LOC141766103 gene encoding calcium-binding and coiled-coil domain-containing protein 1-like isoform X3 has product MDKQASVVFRNVGQLYFPQTRVECHYSLTSDHQWSSSDWIGIFEVGCSSVKQYHTYTWVLVPEGYTEGTSVNCCALFQASYLPRPSAAEYQFIYVDKMGKVCARSRTFTFRAPKPLEELETLKEEQEEDGEEELLLVIPRAQLLQSQLEESWKKQADIQQTLDVAKEEMENEKENCRKAREEWEREREAMKEEISDYRDNLRHNSDMLKNMEGKHKNVKYSQENLTSELSKLMAEKDESLHRIRDLEEDIKVLNDREKDENVELERLKERVKKTSSQMKHDEEKRKCLQVENETSLVEVRGLQERLDASEHVAESLRRELRDLGTRQGHTQTELHQARLQVAQLTLLLSEENLVLREERANWALEREAYKHVAETDAKKLQDLSWEVQRKEEWFQEERMEREKLEAKLGQERDCNRVLLSDAKRELQELKASMRKAQKEREEQQEDKQDLLDYIHQLEQRLGSETETKSNGEIHKCNSPSSSSEDEEDASPGSICLPLSLSSHLERPDRAELFTAETHIQSKENTPASDRQDVTRQHCEPQAGEGKQLILKELVDPVLSELADSPMW; this is encoded by the exons ATGGATAAACAGGCCTCGGTGGTGTTTCGTAATGTGGGGCAACTGTACTTCCCCCAAACCAGAGTGGAGTGCCACTACAGTCTGACCTCTGACCATCAGTGGAGCAGCAGTGACTGGATAGGGATTTTCGAG GTGGGCTGTTCTTCAGTCAAACAGTATCACACGTATACATGGGTTCTTGTCCCTGAAGGCTACACTGAGGGTACCAGTGTCAACTGCTGTGCACTTTTCCAGG CATCCTACCTTCCCCGCCCCAGTGCTGCAGAGTATCAGTTTATATATGTGGATAAGATGGGAAAGGTGTGTGCCCGTAGTCGCACCTTCACGTTCCGTGCTCCCAAGccgctggaggagctggagactCTGAAGGAGGAACAagaggaggacggagaggaggagctgctcCTGGTCATCCCCAGGGCTCAGCTGCTGCAG AGTCAGCTGGAGGAAAGCTGGAAAAAACAAGCGGATATACAGCAGACTCTTGACGTAGCaaaagaggagatggagaaTGAGAAAGAGAACTGCAGAAAAGCAAGGGAGGAGTGGGAACGTGAAAGAGAAGCAATGAAGGAGGAGATCTCAGATTACAGAGACAACCTGAGACACAACAGTGACATGTTGAAGAACATGGAGGGAAAACACAAG AATGTGAAATATAGTCAGGAAAATCTGACCTCTGAACTGAGTAAACTCATGGCTGAAAAAGATGAGAGTCTGCACCGAATCAGAGACCTGGAGGAGGACATCAAGGTCCTGAATGACAGGGAGAAAGACGAAAACGTAGAGCTGGAAAG GCTGAAGGAGAGAGTGAAGAAAACATCCAGTCAAATGAAACACGATGAGGAAAAGAGAAAGTGTCTGCAG GTGGAGAACGAAACTTCTCTGGTGGAGGTACGAGGGCTGCAGGAGCGTCTGGACGCCAGTGAGCATGTAGCCGAGAGTCTGCGTAGGGAGCTGAGAGATCTGGGCACCCGTCAGGGTCACACCCAGACCGAGCTGCATCAAGCCCGGCTTCAGGTGGCCCAGCTCACcctgctgctgtcagaggaGAACCTGGTCCTCAGGGAGGAGCGGGCCAACTGGGCTTTAGAGAGAGAGGCTTACAAACATGTAGCAGAA acaGATGCAAAGAAATTACAAGATCTGAGCTGGGAGGTGCAGAGGAAGGAGGAGTGGTTccaagaggagaggatggagagggagaaaCTCGAGGCAAAGCTTGGGCAAGAGAGAGATTGCAATCGA GTGCTGCTCAGTGATGCTAAGAGAGAACTCCAGGAGCTGAAGGCCAGCATGAGGAAGGcccagaaagagagagaggagcagcaggaggacaaaCAG GACCTGCTGGACTACATCCATCAGTTAGAGCAGAGGTTGGGGTCTGAGACAGAAACTAAATCAAATGGGGAAATTCACAAATGCAACT CTCCCAGCTCTTCTtctgaggatgaagaggatgcTTCCCCCGGATCAATCTGTTTGCCTCTTTCCCTGTCCTCTCACCTGGAACGGCCCGACAGAGCTGAGCTCTTCACTGCTGAGACTCACATCCAAAGCAAAGAGAACACACCAGCCtctgacagacag GATGTGACGCGTCAGCACTGTGAGCCCCAAGCTGGTGAAGGGAAGCAGCTAATCCTAAAAGAACTCGTCGACCCCGTCCTGAG tGAGCTGGCCGACTCCCCCATGTGGTAA
- the LOC141766103 gene encoding calcium-binding and coiled-coil domain-containing protein 1-like isoform X4, with protein sequence MDKQASVVFRNVGQLYFPQTRVECHYSLTSDHQWSSSDWIGIFEVGCSSVKQYHTYTWVLVPEGYTEGTSVNCCALFQASYLPRPSAAEYQFIYVDKMGKVCARSRTFTFRAPKPLEELETLKEEQEEDGEEELLLVIPRAQLLQSQLEESWKKQADIQQTLDVAKEEMENEKENCRKAREEWEREREAMKEEISDYRDNLRHNSDMLKNMEGKHKNVKYSQENLTSELSKLMAEKDESLHRIRDLEEDIKVLNDREKDENVELERLKERVKKTSSQMKHDEEKRKCLQVENETSLVEVRGLQERLDASEHVAESLRRELRDLGTRQGHTQTELHQARLQVAQLTLLLSEENLVLREERANWALEREAYKHVAETDAKKLQDLSWEVQRKEEWFQEERMEREKLEAKLGQERDCNRVLLSDAKRELQELKASMRKAQKEREEQQEDKQDLLDYIHQLEQRLGSETETKSNGEIHKCNSPSSSSEDEEDASPGSICLPLSLSSHLERPDRAELFTAETHIQSKENTPASDRQ encoded by the exons ATGGATAAACAGGCCTCGGTGGTGTTTCGTAATGTGGGGCAACTGTACTTCCCCCAAACCAGAGTGGAGTGCCACTACAGTCTGACCTCTGACCATCAGTGGAGCAGCAGTGACTGGATAGGGATTTTCGAG GTGGGCTGTTCTTCAGTCAAACAGTATCACACGTATACATGGGTTCTTGTCCCTGAAGGCTACACTGAGGGTACCAGTGTCAACTGCTGTGCACTTTTCCAGG CATCCTACCTTCCCCGCCCCAGTGCTGCAGAGTATCAGTTTATATATGTGGATAAGATGGGAAAGGTGTGTGCCCGTAGTCGCACCTTCACGTTCCGTGCTCCCAAGccgctggaggagctggagactCTGAAGGAGGAACAagaggaggacggagaggaggagctgctcCTGGTCATCCCCAGGGCTCAGCTGCTGCAG AGTCAGCTGGAGGAAAGCTGGAAAAAACAAGCGGATATACAGCAGACTCTTGACGTAGCaaaagaggagatggagaaTGAGAAAGAGAACTGCAGAAAAGCAAGGGAGGAGTGGGAACGTGAAAGAGAAGCAATGAAGGAGGAGATCTCAGATTACAGAGACAACCTGAGACACAACAGTGACATGTTGAAGAACATGGAGGGAAAACACAAG AATGTGAAATATAGTCAGGAAAATCTGACCTCTGAACTGAGTAAACTCATGGCTGAAAAAGATGAGAGTCTGCACCGAATCAGAGACCTGGAGGAGGACATCAAGGTCCTGAATGACAGGGAGAAAGACGAAAACGTAGAGCTGGAAAG GCTGAAGGAGAGAGTGAAGAAAACATCCAGTCAAATGAAACACGATGAGGAAAAGAGAAAGTGTCTGCAG GTGGAGAACGAAACTTCTCTGGTGGAGGTACGAGGGCTGCAGGAGCGTCTGGACGCCAGTGAGCATGTAGCCGAGAGTCTGCGTAGGGAGCTGAGAGATCTGGGCACCCGTCAGGGTCACACCCAGACCGAGCTGCATCAAGCCCGGCTTCAGGTGGCCCAGCTCACcctgctgctgtcagaggaGAACCTGGTCCTCAGGGAGGAGCGGGCCAACTGGGCTTTAGAGAGAGAGGCTTACAAACATGTAGCAGAA acaGATGCAAAGAAATTACAAGATCTGAGCTGGGAGGTGCAGAGGAAGGAGGAGTGGTTccaagaggagaggatggagagggagaaaCTCGAGGCAAAGCTTGGGCAAGAGAGAGATTGCAATCGA GTGCTGCTCAGTGATGCTAAGAGAGAACTCCAGGAGCTGAAGGCCAGCATGAGGAAGGcccagaaagagagagaggagcagcaggaggacaaaCAG GACCTGCTGGACTACATCCATCAGTTAGAGCAGAGGTTGGGGTCTGAGACAGAAACTAAATCAAATGGGGAAATTCACAAATGCAACT CTCCCAGCTCTTCTtctgaggatgaagaggatgcTTCCCCCGGATCAATCTGTTTGCCTCTTTCCCTGTCCTCTCACCTGGAACGGCCCGACAGAGCTGAGCTCTTCACTGCTGAGACTCACATCCAAAGCAAAGAGAACACACCAGCCtctgacagacag tGA
- the LOC141766103 gene encoding calcium-binding and coiled-coil domain-containing protein 1-like isoform X1, translating to MDKQASVVFRNVGQLYFPQTRVECHYSLTSDHQWSSSDWIGIFEVGCSSVKQYHTYTWVLVPEGYTEGTSVNCCALFQASYLPRPSAAEYQFIYVDKMGKVCARSRTFTFRAPKPLEELETLKEEQEEDGEEELLLVIPRAQLLQSQLEESWKKQADIQQTLDVAKEEMENEKENCRKAREEWEREREAMKEEISDYRDNLRHNSDMLKNMEGKHKNVKYSQENLTSELSKLMAEKDESLHRIRDLEEDIKVLNDREKDENVELERLKERVKKTSSQMKHDEEKRKCLQVENETSLVEVRGLQERLDASEHVAESLRRELRDLGTRQGHTQTELHQARLQVAQLTLLLSEENLVLREERANWALEREAYKHVAETDAKKLQDLSWEVQRKEEWFQEERMEREKLEAKLGQERDCNRVLLSDAKRELQELKASMRKAQKEREEQQEDKQDLLDYIHQLEQRLGSETETKSNGEIHKCNSPSSSSEDEEDASPGSICLPLSLSSHLERPDRAELFTAETHIQSKENTPASDRQFALFPGFDFTSRDVTRQHCEPQAGEGKQLILKELVDPVLSELADSPMW from the exons ATGGATAAACAGGCCTCGGTGGTGTTTCGTAATGTGGGGCAACTGTACTTCCCCCAAACCAGAGTGGAGTGCCACTACAGTCTGACCTCTGACCATCAGTGGAGCAGCAGTGACTGGATAGGGATTTTCGAG GTGGGCTGTTCTTCAGTCAAACAGTATCACACGTATACATGGGTTCTTGTCCCTGAAGGCTACACTGAGGGTACCAGTGTCAACTGCTGTGCACTTTTCCAGG CATCCTACCTTCCCCGCCCCAGTGCTGCAGAGTATCAGTTTATATATGTGGATAAGATGGGAAAGGTGTGTGCCCGTAGTCGCACCTTCACGTTCCGTGCTCCCAAGccgctggaggagctggagactCTGAAGGAGGAACAagaggaggacggagaggaggagctgctcCTGGTCATCCCCAGGGCTCAGCTGCTGCAG AGTCAGCTGGAGGAAAGCTGGAAAAAACAAGCGGATATACAGCAGACTCTTGACGTAGCaaaagaggagatggagaaTGAGAAAGAGAACTGCAGAAAAGCAAGGGAGGAGTGGGAACGTGAAAGAGAAGCAATGAAGGAGGAGATCTCAGATTACAGAGACAACCTGAGACACAACAGTGACATGTTGAAGAACATGGAGGGAAAACACAAG AATGTGAAATATAGTCAGGAAAATCTGACCTCTGAACTGAGTAAACTCATGGCTGAAAAAGATGAGAGTCTGCACCGAATCAGAGACCTGGAGGAGGACATCAAGGTCCTGAATGACAGGGAGAAAGACGAAAACGTAGAGCTGGAAAG GCTGAAGGAGAGAGTGAAGAAAACATCCAGTCAAATGAAACACGATGAGGAAAAGAGAAAGTGTCTGCAG GTGGAGAACGAAACTTCTCTGGTGGAGGTACGAGGGCTGCAGGAGCGTCTGGACGCCAGTGAGCATGTAGCCGAGAGTCTGCGTAGGGAGCTGAGAGATCTGGGCACCCGTCAGGGTCACACCCAGACCGAGCTGCATCAAGCCCGGCTTCAGGTGGCCCAGCTCACcctgctgctgtcagaggaGAACCTGGTCCTCAGGGAGGAGCGGGCCAACTGGGCTTTAGAGAGAGAGGCTTACAAACATGTAGCAGAA acaGATGCAAAGAAATTACAAGATCTGAGCTGGGAGGTGCAGAGGAAGGAGGAGTGGTTccaagaggagaggatggagagggagaaaCTCGAGGCAAAGCTTGGGCAAGAGAGAGATTGCAATCGA GTGCTGCTCAGTGATGCTAAGAGAGAACTCCAGGAGCTGAAGGCCAGCATGAGGAAGGcccagaaagagagagaggagcagcaggaggacaaaCAG GACCTGCTGGACTACATCCATCAGTTAGAGCAGAGGTTGGGGTCTGAGACAGAAACTAAATCAAATGGGGAAATTCACAAATGCAACT CTCCCAGCTCTTCTtctgaggatgaagaggatgcTTCCCCCGGATCAATCTGTTTGCCTCTTTCCCTGTCCTCTCACCTGGAACGGCCCGACAGAGCTGAGCTCTTCACTGCTGAGACTCACATCCAAAGCAAAGAGAACACACCAGCCtctgacagacag TTTGCGTTATTTCCTGGTTTTGACTTTACCTCACGG GATGTGACGCGTCAGCACTGTGAGCCCCAAGCTGGTGAAGGGAAGCAGCTAATCCTAAAAGAACTCGTCGACCCCGTCCTGAG tGAGCTGGCCGACTCCCCCATGTGGTAA
- the LOC141766120 gene encoding retinoic acid receptor gamma-A-like isoform X4, whose product MFDCMEALGLAPRPLFDVSAQGSCMLGKATPYFSGLDPFAWAGTSSIQSVETQSTSSEEMVPSSPSPPPPPRVYKPCFVCQDKSSGYHYGVSSCEGCKGFFRRSIQKNMVYTCHRDKNCQINKVTRNRCQYCRLQKCFEVGMSKEAVRNDRNKKKKDVKEEVVLPENYELSGELEELVNKVSKAHQETFPSLCQLGKYHTNSSADHRVQLDLGLWDKFSELSTKCIIKIVEFAKRLPGFTTLTIADQITLLKSACLDILMLRICTRYTPEQDTMTFSDGLTLNRTQMHNAGFGPLTDLVFAFAGQLLPLEMDDTETGLLSAICLICGDRMDLEEPQKVDKLQEPLLEALKIYTRRRRPNKPHMFPRMLMKVTDLRGISTKGAERAITLKTEIPGPMPPLIREMLENPELFEDSSDSGDSAAAAPPAVQAIKQEEKATDESTVEEEEEEEEDDYWDEEKERRADSDGEPSGEAAAGVQKKGVTGKTQ is encoded by the exons ATGTTTGACTGTATGGAGGCTCTGGGGCTGGCCCCGCGGCCCCTCTTTGATGTGTCTGCACAAGGCTCCTGCATGCTCGGCAAGGCCACCCCTTACTTCTCCGGCCTGGACCCCTTCGCCTGGGCCGGGACCAGCAGCATTCAGT CGGTGGAGACGCAGAGCACCAGCTCAGAGGAGATGGTGCCCAgctctccttcccctcctcctccgcctcgcGTCTACAAGCCGTGCTTCGTGTGCCAGGACAAGTCGTCTGGTTATCACTACGGAGTGAGCTCCTGTGAGGGCTGCAAG GGTTTCTTTCGGCGCAGTATCCAAAAGAACATGGTGTATACCTGCCACCGAGACAAGAACTGCCAGATCAACAAAGTGACCCGCAACCGCTGCCAGTACTGTCGGCTTCAGAAGTGCTTTGAGGTCGGCATGTCCAAAGAGG CGGTGCGTAACGACaggaacaaaaagaagaaggatGTAAAGGAGGAGGTGGTGCTGCCGGAGAACTATGAGCTGAGTGGAGAACTGGAGGAGCTGGTTAACAAAGTCAGCAAAGCTCACCAAGAGACCTTTCCATCTCTGTGCCAACTAGGAAAATACCACACA aacTCAAGTGCTGACCACAGAGTACAGCTGGACTTGGGCCTGTGGGATAAGTTCAGTGAGCTGTCCACTAAGTGCATTATAAAGATTGTGGAGTTTGCCAAGCGGCTACCAGGCTTCACTACGCTCACCATCGCTGACCAGATCACCCTCCTCAAATCTGCATGTCTGGACATCCTG ATGCTCAGGATATGCACTCGCTACACCCCAGAACAGGACACAATGACCTTCTCAGATGGTCTGACTCTCAACAGGACCCAAATGCATAACGCTGGCTTCGGTCCACTCACAGACCTGGTGTTTGCCTTTGCTGGTCAGCTGCTGCCTTTGGAGATGGACGACACAGAGACGGGCCTACTCAGTGCCATCTGCCTCATCTGCGGCG ACCGTATGGATCTGGAGGAGCCACAGAAGGTAGACAAGCTGCAGGAGCCGTTGCTCGAGGCTCTGAAGATCTACACCCGCCGCAGACGCCCAAACAAGCCTCATATGTTTCCCCGCATGCTGATGAAAGTCACAGACCTCCGAGGAATCAGCACTAAAG gTGCAGAAAGAGCCATCACACTGAAGACGGAGATCCCGGGCCCCATGCCTCCATTGATCAGGGAGATGCTGGAGAACCCCGAGCTCTTCGAGGACAGCAGCGACTCAGGGGACAGCGCCGCGGCCGCTCCCCCTGCCGTTCAAGCCATCAAACAAGAGGAGAAGGCCACGGACGAGTCGACCgttgaggaggaagaggaggaggaagaggacgactACTGGGACGAGGAGAAAGAGCGAAGGGCGGACAGTGACGGGGAGCCGTCGGGGGAGGCGGCAGCGGGCGTGCAAAAGAAAGGCGTGACTGGGAAaacacagtga